A part of Thalassophryne amazonica chromosome 3, fThaAma1.1, whole genome shotgun sequence genomic DNA contains:
- the tamm41 gene encoding phosphatidate cytidylyltransferase, mitochondrial: MTLPVLHHTGVFYRRILSQFPQDISLAFAYGSGVFKQQGTSQGQMEKNMLDFVFAVDDPVTWHTMNLLQNRKHYSILKLLGPTKISSIQNDHGAAVYYNTLVPVDGRLIKYGVISTESLIDDLMHWKTLYVAGRLHKPVKMLVQNENGKLRGALVSNLKSAVTASFLMLPESFSEEDLFLQIAGLSYAGDFRMVIGEDKSKVANIVKDNIQHFRILYNNILQDCPQVVYKAGQGKLEVDKSPEGQFIQLMALPRTLQQRITKLVDPPGKNRDVEEILLKVAQDPDCGAVVQQGISSIVKSSSIAQSVKGIATAGLWKTASYSSKKLLKMWKGWRRKLSVSHMS; the protein is encoded by the exons ATGACTCTTCCAGTTTTACACCACACCGGCGTGTTTTACAGAAGGATTCTCTCACAGTTTCCACAAGATATCAGCTTAGCTTTTGCATATGGGTCCGGAGTGTTTAAACAGCAGGGCACCAGTCAAGGTCAAATGGAG AAGAACATGTTGGACTTTGTATTTGCGGTGGACGATCCTGTGACGTGGCACACCATGAATCTCCTGCAGAACCGCAAACATTATTCCATCCTCAAGCTGCTGGGCCCCACTAAGATCAGCTCCATACAAAATGATCATGGTGCAGCAGTTTACTACAACACACTGGTACCTGTGGATGGCAGG TTAATCAAGTATGGTGTGATTAGTACAGAGTCTCTGATAGATGACCTCATGCATTGGAAGACATTGTACGTTGCTGGACGCCTTCATAAACCA GTAAAAATGCTGGTACAGAATGAGAACGGGAAGCTACGGGGTGCTCTCGTGTCCAACCTTAAAAGTGCTGTCACAGCCTCGTTCCTCATGCTGCCAGAGAGTTTCAGTGAGGAAGACCTCTTTTTGCAGATAGCTGGTCTTTCCTATGCAG GAGATTTTAGGATGGTAATCGGAGAGGACAAATCAAAAGTGGCGAATATCGTCAAAGACAATATTCAGCACTTCCGAATTCTGTATAACAACATTCTACAGGACTGTCCTCAAGTTGTCTACAAAGCTGGACAAGGAAAACTGGAG GTAGATAAAAGTCCCGAGGGCCAATTCATCCAGCTGATGGCGCTGCCCCGTACCCTCCAGCAAAGGATCACAAAGCTGGTTGACCCTCCGGGAAAAAACAGAGATGTTGAAGAGATCCTGTTAAAAGTGGCTCAAGACCCAGACTGTGGCGCTGTCGTACAACAAG GTATCTCATCCATTGTGAAATCCTCTAGCATAGCACAGAGTGTGAAAGGCATCGCAACAGCCG GCTTGTGGAAGACGGCATCATACAGTTCCAAGAAGCTACTGAAGATGTGGAAGGGCTGGCGAAGGAAGCTGTCTGTGTCACACATGTCCTGA